From the Candidatus Krumholzibacteriota bacterium genome, one window contains:
- the purH gene encoding bifunctional phosphoribosylaminoimidazolecarboxamide formyltransferase/IMP cyclohydrolase, which yields MKRVLISVTDKKGIAEFAGKLSGMGIEIIASGGTASALEESGIKVTEISKITGFPEIMNGRVKTLHPMVHGGILADRSRDIHLDEAKDLGIEMIDMVVVNLYKFREAASNSNLSQREIVEKIDIGGPTLVRSAAKNYHSVAVIVDPADYDDVIEHLAGGDGDIPLDARRGYASKAFHHTASYDAAISNYFDSLKGGEIFPEQRVLSFRKLRRLRYGENPHLKAVLYEKDSQNEYLADFQKLQGKELSFNNIMDMYAAFMLSKDIGYGSCTVNKHMNPCGAAACGKPYESFVRARKTDPMSAFGSVVAVNGVVDEKLAKAAGEGFIEVLLSRGVTDSAREILSKKKNLRLIVIPESEWEKEIGGTDVKEAGRLVLVQERDTGFDELDRLDFVTSRKPSDDELRSLKLAWKIVKHIKSNAIVICDRDGTIGVGAGQMSRVDSCRISVEKARSSGLDIEGACAASDAFFPFPDGVEVLVEAGVRAVIQPGGSIRDKKVIKAAEEMGITMAMTGTRHFKH from the coding sequence ATGAAACGCGTTCTTATCAGTGTGACAGATAAAAAGGGTATAGCGGAGTTTGCGGGTAAATTGTCCGGAATGGGAATCGAAATTATAGCATCCGGTGGAACCGCGTCGGCTTTAGAGGAATCAGGAATAAAAGTGACTGAAATAAGTAAGATTACAGGTTTTCCGGAAATTATGAATGGACGGGTAAAGACACTTCATCCTATGGTTCACGGCGGTATTCTTGCCGACAGAAGCAGAGATATTCACCTTGACGAGGCGAAGGATCTCGGTATTGAAATGATTGATATGGTAGTTGTTAATCTTTATAAATTCAGAGAAGCCGCTTCAAACTCCAATCTCAGTCAGAGGGAAATTGTCGAGAAAATTGATATCGGCGGCCCAACATTAGTAAGATCGGCAGCTAAGAACTATCATTCAGTAGCAGTTATCGTTGATCCGGCCGATTACGATGATGTAATAGAACATCTTGCCGGTGGTGACGGAGATATTCCCTTAGATGCAAGGCGCGGATACGCGTCAAAAGCATTCCATCATACAGCTTCTTATGACGCCGCTATATCAAATTACTTCGATTCGTTGAAAGGCGGGGAGATCTTTCCAGAGCAGCGTGTTCTTTCATTTCGGAAATTACGCCGGCTTAGATATGGAGAAAACCCCCATTTGAAAGCGGTGTTGTATGAAAAGGATTCTCAAAATGAATACCTTGCTGATTTTCAAAAGTTGCAGGGAAAAGAACTTTCCTTTAATAATATAATGGATATGTACGCCGCTTTTATGCTCTCAAAAGATATTGGATACGGTTCCTGTACTGTAAACAAACATATGAATCCCTGTGGCGCGGCAGCTTGCGGTAAGCCCTATGAGAGTTTCGTAAGAGCCCGAAAAACAGACCCTATGTCAGCATTCGGGAGTGTCGTTGCGGTCAATGGAGTGGTTGACGAGAAACTGGCGAAAGCTGCCGGCGAAGGTTTCATCGAAGTACTTCTGTCAAGGGGTGTTACAGATAGTGCCAGGGAAATACTAAGCAAGAAGAAGAATCTGAGATTGATAGTTATTCCGGAATCAGAATGGGAAAAAGAGATCGGCGGAACCGATGTAAAGGAAGCAGGTCGACTTGTATTAGTTCAGGAAAGGGATACAGGTTTCGACGAGCTTGACCGTCTGGATTTTGTTACATCCCGGAAACCCAGTGATGATGAATTACGATCTCTTAAACTCGCCTGGAAAATAGTAAAACATATAAAATCGAATGCTATAGTGATATGTGACCGCGATGGAACAATAGGAGTCGGAGCGGGTCAAATGAGCCGTGTTGATTCCTGCAGGATTTCAGTGGAAAAAGCACGAAGCAGTGGACTCGATATAGAAGGTGCCTGCGCGGCATCTGACGCCTTTTTCCCTTTCCCCGACGGAGTAGAAGTTCTTGTTGAAGCTGGAGTAAGGGCTGTTATACAACCAGGCGGTTCAATAAGAGACAAGAAAGTGATAAAAGCGGCGGAAGAGATGGGTATTACGATGGCAATGACGGGAACGAGGCATTTCAAACATTGA
- a CDS encoding phosphoribosylaminoimidazolesuccinocarboxamide synthase — translation MKNAREISDYSKLLGVDPLHRGKVRDIYDLDDKLLIIVSDRVSAYDSVLPSLIPGKGVVLNIISSRWFDWFTDIPNHKISIDVNDYPAPFNKFKELLHGRSMLVRKAERIDLECIVRGYITGSGWREYCDNGSVCGIKLPAGLENSQKLEEPIFTPSTKADSGHDENITVERAATIVGKDTIDRIKQLSLTIFNRASRYASEKGILIADTKFEFGFIDGEIVVIDEILTPDSSRFWLAEEYQPGRKQRSLDKQFIRDYLDETGWDHNPPAPELPAEIVRKTTERYKMSVERLFDDIDIERYGVKV, via the coding sequence ATGAAAAATGCAAGGGAAATAAGTGATTATTCAAAGTTGTTAGGAGTTGACCCTCTTCATAGGGGTAAAGTGAGGGATATCTATGACCTTGATGATAAACTCCTTATTATAGTATCGGACAGAGTGTCGGCCTATGACTCCGTTCTTCCGAGTTTGATCCCCGGAAAAGGAGTTGTTCTTAATATTATATCGTCAAGATGGTTTGACTGGTTTACAGATATTCCCAACCACAAAATAAGCATCGATGTCAACGATTATCCGGCACCGTTCAACAAGTTCAAAGAATTGCTTCACGGGAGGTCAATGCTTGTCAGAAAGGCTGAAAGGATCGATCTCGAGTGTATTGTCAGGGGTTATATCACCGGGTCGGGATGGCGCGAATACTGTGATAATGGGTCGGTATGCGGAATAAAGTTGCCGGCCGGCCTTGAAAATTCCCAGAAATTAGAGGAACCTATATTTACTCCGTCTACAAAAGCGGATTCCGGGCACGATGAAAATATTACAGTGGAAAGAGCCGCCACAATCGTGGGGAAAGATACAATAGACAGAATAAAACAATTAAGCTTGACTATTTTTAATAGAGCCAGCAGATATGCCTCAGAGAAAGGCATATTGATAGCAGACACAAAGTTTGAATTTGGTTTTATAGACGGAGAGATTGTTGTCATAGATGAAATTCTCACCCCTGATTCATCACGTTTCTGGCTAGCTGAAGAGTATCAGCCGGGCAGGAAACAGCGTAGTCTCGACAAGCAGTTTATAAGAGATTATCTCGATGAAACGGGATGGGATCACAATCCTCCCGCTCCAGAATTGCCGGCTGAGATAGTCCGGAAAACGACAGAGCGTTATAAAATGTCTGTTGAAAGATTATTTGACGATATAGATATAGAAAGGTACGGAGTAAAAGTATGA
- the purN gene encoding phosphoribosylglycinamide formyltransferase, whose amino-acid sequence MNSQINVAVMASGRGTNFKALAENCAEDDFPAVLKHLIVDNPKAGALNIAKEMNIESTVVDCGPIRGAMSSESSRLISDIFQELEIGLICLAGFMRILKGDLLDEYEGRIMNVHPALLPSFKGLNAQKQAIDYGVRFSGCTVHFVDKGIDTGPIIIQRTVPVSQEDNEETLSRKILKEEHKAYVKAVKLFAESRIETKGRRVFIYEKCKGNK is encoded by the coding sequence ATGAACAGTCAGATAAATGTCGCAGTAATGGCCTCAGGGAGGGGCACAAATTTCAAGGCACTTGCGGAAAACTGCGCCGAGGATGATTTCCCGGCGGTATTGAAGCATCTTATAGTTGATAATCCCAAAGCGGGAGCCTTAAACATAGCGAAAGAGATGAATATAGAAAGCACTGTTGTTGACTGTGGTCCAATAAGAGGCGCGATGAGTTCTGAATCCAGCCGTCTCATAAGCGATATTTTTCAGGAGTTGGAGATTGGTCTTATATGTCTCGCGGGATTTATGAGGATCTTAAAGGGTGACTTGCTTGATGAATATGAAGGGAGGATAATGAATGTTCATCCCGCGCTGCTGCCGAGCTTCAAAGGATTAAACGCTCAGAAACAAGCAATAGACTATGGAGTCCGTTTTTCAGGCTGCACAGTACATTTTGTAGATAAGGGAATAGATACAGGCCCCATTATTATACAAAGAACGGTTCCGGTTTCTCAGGAAGATAACGAAGAAACACTGAGCAGGAAGATTCTTAAAGAAGAGCATAAAGCTTACGTGAAAGCTGTTAAGCTGTTTGCTGAATCAAGAATTGAGACAAAAGGAAGGAGAGTTTTTATTTATGAAAAATGCAAGGGAAATAAGTGA
- a CDS encoding glycosyltransferase family 39 protein, with translation MNVYKGRRKDILKWLIVAFGFFIRFWQLGRQSFWVDEIKSLGMFKSPPSDISYFRKFLWDVHAPLYSLLLHFWSMVSESEFWLRTPSALAGGISVLFLYKWLKERFNEKAALTGSLFLAISPFSLYYSQELRAYAMLTLFVILSLIAFRRFDIKPNLKSAAALGFVLALTCLIHTSALLLCIGLFVYSVAAGKLKGNYLRYGFGAVLIIVVILSPWIYREITYLQSIEIKNIASSSAGDKLRGDLTLNIWSYPYILYAFASGYSFGPSLRELHSITSAIELIKDFKMELGIVYLLFGGVLISGYLKLRRFKLLLFFLVIPVCVILSLTIIVLYNIKVFNVRYLTVLFPFFIALLSTGLPLGSSKYNFVIILLVVPMLVSDFNYFTNDKYSRDNIRGAVEIIRENEIQGDIITLIGVNEGFDHYYRGENTKVRIFPSDSGLDVDIGKISRITEKADRVWLFKCREWARMTDDPVTEIYSRRMKKVKEWKLSGIKLFLFKNDPDK, from the coding sequence ATGAATGTCTATAAAGGAAGAAGGAAAGATATTCTTAAATGGCTAATTGTTGCCTTCGGGTTCTTTATACGTTTCTGGCAACTTGGGAGACAGTCATTTTGGGTTGATGAAATCAAATCATTAGGTATGTTTAAATCACCTCCTTCCGATATTTCATATTTCCGTAAGTTTCTGTGGGATGTACACGCCCCACTGTATTCTCTTTTACTTCACTTCTGGAGTATGGTGTCTGAATCAGAATTCTGGCTGAGGACACCGAGCGCTCTCGCGGGTGGTATTTCAGTACTTTTTCTGTATAAGTGGTTGAAGGAGAGATTTAACGAAAAAGCCGCTCTGACCGGTTCTCTCTTTCTCGCTATAAGTCCATTCAGTTTATACTATTCGCAGGAACTTCGCGCCTACGCGATGCTAACCCTTTTTGTAATATTGTCTCTTATAGCATTTAGAAGGTTTGATATAAAACCAAATTTAAAATCAGCAGCTGCATTAGGTTTTGTTTTAGCATTGACATGCTTAATTCATACATCCGCTTTATTATTATGTATAGGCCTTTTTGTTTATTCTGTTGCCGCGGGAAAATTGAAAGGGAATTATCTTCGATATGGTTTTGGAGCGGTTCTTATAATTGTTGTCATACTTTCACCCTGGATTTACAGAGAGATCACATATCTGCAGAGTATTGAGATTAAAAATATCGCGAGTTCTTCAGCAGGGGATAAGTTAAGGGGAGATTTGACGCTTAATATATGGTCATATCCTTATATACTCTACGCGTTCGCGTCAGGTTACTCATTTGGGCCGAGTCTGCGAGAGCTTCATTCCATAACATCCGCGATTGAACTCATTAAAGATTTTAAGATGGAACTGGGTATTGTTTATTTATTGTTCGGCGGAGTTCTAATTAGCGGTTATTTGAAATTAAGAAGATTTAAACTCTTATTGTTCTTTCTTGTAATACCGGTATGCGTTATCTTATCTCTAACAATAATTGTGCTTTATAATATAAAAGTGTTCAACGTTAGATATCTTACTGTTCTCTTCCCATTCTTCATAGCTCTGCTCTCTACCGGATTGCCTCTTGGCTCTTCAAAGTACAATTTTGTTATTATCTTATTAGTTGTTCCCATGCTGGTCTCAGATTTTAATTATTTCACGAATGATAAATATTCCAGGGATAATATCAGGGGAGCTGTTGAGATAATAAGGGAAAATGAAATTCAAGGTGACATAATTACCCTGATTGGTGTTAACGAAGGGTTTGATCATTATTATAGGGGGGAAAATACTAAAGTAAGGATATTCCCCTCGGATTCCGGCCTCGATGTTGATATCGGAAAGATAAGTAGGATAACAGAGAAAGCAGACCGAGTCTGGCTTTTTAAGTGTAGAGAATGGGCCCGTATGACAGATGATCCGGTTACAGAGATTTATTCCCGCAGGATGAAGAAGGTAAAAGAGTGGAAGCTTTCCGGCATAAAATTATTTCTTTTTAAAAATGACCCAGATAAATAA
- a CDS encoding DUF5683 domain-containing protein — MRLVTVLILLVLLFSSTADCATEEGIVYSAIFPGWGQIKSGRYGRGALFMTMEVVALTGIVVANIQYDRDIEALDRSRSLFKIATYIGDAQYYNDQMKKNWEDADGMNTYRKVLTGAAIGIWSLSMIDMIWGDDPENVPISMRINKNEFFITKSFKF; from the coding sequence ATGCGCCTTGTCACTGTATTGATTTTATTAGTTTTGTTATTCAGCTCAACCGCGGATTGTGCCACGGAAGAAGGAATTGTTTATTCAGCGATATTTCCGGGTTGGGGGCAAATTAAATCAGGACGTTACGGAAGGGGAGCCCTTTTTATGACGATGGAAGTTGTCGCTCTAACAGGTATTGTTGTTGCCAATATACAATACGACAGGGATATTGAAGCACTTGATAGATCCAGATCTTTATTTAAAATCGCTACCTATATAGGAGATGCTCAGTATTATAACGATCAAATGAAAAAAAACTGGGAAGATGCCGATGGGATGAATACTTACAGGAAAGTCCTGACTGGTGCCGCTATTGGAATCTGGTCTTTGAGCATGATTGATATGATATGGGGAGATGACCCCGAAAATGTACCTATTTCTATGAGAATTAATAAAAATGAATTTTTCATAACAAAATCTTTCAAATTCTAG
- a CDS encoding ABC transporter ATP-binding protein produces the protein MIRVKRISKFYGYKPAVSDLTFNVEKGEILGFLGPNGAGKTTTMRMLTCYLPPTSGTAEIFGRDIIRDSMHVRRMIGYLPEKAPSYHELNVHDYLEFSAKMKSIPKNKIKQSIDYVIEKCGLTNEFKQTIGNLSKGYQQRVGLAQAIINDPEFLILDEPTIGLDPKQVLEIRKLIKSIGSRTTVLLSSHILPEVSQICDRIIIINKGKLIAVDSPENLRKKLKSSASTIIKLRKTSAAKDISDILLEIGGVLDVTETDGTGNTVIITVKSKPEKDLREKMAAEIVQNEFPLLEIYNEELTLEDIFMELVTTEN, from the coding sequence TTGATAAGAGTAAAAAGAATATCTAAGTTCTACGGTTACAAGCCCGCGGTAAGCGATCTGACTTTCAACGTGGAGAAGGGTGAAATTCTCGGATTCCTTGGGCCGAACGGAGCCGGAAAAACAACCACGATGAGAATGCTGACATGCTATTTACCTCCAACCTCCGGAACCGCTGAAATATTCGGGCGTGACATTATTAGAGATTCCATGCATGTACGGCGAATGATAGGTTATTTGCCGGAAAAAGCGCCTTCTTACCATGAATTGAACGTTCACGATTACCTGGAATTTTCAGCGAAAATGAAGAGTATACCAAAAAACAAAATCAAGCAATCAATTGACTATGTAATAGAAAAGTGCGGCCTTACCAACGAATTTAAACAGACGATTGGTAATCTTTCAAAAGGTTACCAGCAGAGAGTTGGTCTCGCGCAGGCAATTATCAATGATCCGGAATTTTTGATCCTCGATGAACCTACCATAGGCCTTGATCCAAAACAGGTTCTCGAGATAAGAAAATTGATAAAATCGATCGGTTCCCGTACGACCGTTCTACTAAGTAGCCATATCCTCCCTGAAGTCAGCCAAATATGCGACAGAATAATTATAATAAACAAAGGCAAACTGATCGCGGTCGATTCACCGGAAAACCTTAGAAAGAAATTGAAAAGTTCAGCATCAACAATAATTAAACTCAGGAAAACTTCAGCTGCTAAGGATATTTCCGATATTCTTCTTGAAATCGGCGGTGTGCTTGATGTCACGGAAACTGACGGTACGGGGAACACCGTTATAATAACTGTTAAATCAAAACCAGAGAAAGATCTTAGAGAGAAAATGGCGGCTGAAATTGTACAAAATGAATTCCCTCTTCTTGAAATATACAACGAAGAATTGACTCTGGAAGATATATTCATGGAACTTGTGACGACGGAAAATTAA
- a CDS encoding ABC transporter permease, whose protein sequence is MSKIIAIYKREMKYYFQSVAAYASISVFLAISGYFFSSIFKYYNFLSLEMRRSADVSSRLNIIDGITRPLLGNISILILFTVPILTMRLLSEEKKQGTFELLMTYPVSESSVIAGKFLSALTIFAVMIFGTLLYPLLLIIYAEPEIMPIFSGYLGLFLVGATFISMGLFFSSLSENQLVSGILTLGTALFFLLIGWLAPILGPDLYHSISQLSILFHFEPFAKGIIDTKDISYYVLLTSLFLFMSKKSLDSTRYKT, encoded by the coding sequence ATGAGTAAAATAATCGCAATTTATAAACGAGAGATGAAATATTATTTCCAGTCGGTCGCGGCGTATGCTTCTATTTCTGTCTTTCTCGCGATATCCGGTTACTTCTTTTCCAGTATTTTCAAATATTATAATTTTCTTTCTCTCGAAATGAGAAGATCGGCTGATGTATCTTCTCGACTTAATATTATTGACGGAATAACCAGGCCTCTTCTGGGTAATATCAGTATTCTTATCCTTTTTACTGTACCGATACTAACTATGAGGCTCCTGTCGGAAGAGAAGAAACAGGGCACTTTTGAACTTCTTATGACTTATCCCGTCAGTGAAAGTTCTGTGATTGCGGGTAAATTCCTATCAGCTCTAACGATATTTGCCGTCATGATCTTCGGCACTCTTCTATACCCCCTGCTCCTCATTATCTACGCCGAACCTGAAATAATGCCGATCTTTTCCGGGTATCTCGGACTTTTCCTGGTTGGCGCCACTTTCATATCAATGGGTTTATTCTTCTCTTCTCTATCTGAGAATCAACTTGTATCAGGCATATTAACACTTGGAACCGCATTGTTTTTCCTTTTGATAGGCTGGCTCGCGCCCATTCTTGGACCTGATCTTTATCATTCTATATCTCAGCTTTCAATTCTTTTCCATTTCGAACCGTTCGCTAAGGGGATAATCGATACAAAGGATATTTCATATTACGTATTGCTCACTTCGTTATTCCTCTTTATGAGCAAGAAATCCCTTGATTCAACCAGGTATAAGACATGA
- a CDS encoding GldG family protein has protein sequence MRKYSAALRIISVILIAVSATLYTIFARSETIIFITFFTGIVILISNSIFRYYQTGIEGHKRAARSRTAITLSVIMYIIIIVLLQVTSARHNIKYDTTANKRFSLSPQTKKVLGGINEEIKITCFFSETADEKSAHEDLLKEYTYLNNNIKYQFINPDRDPMSARRYGIDSFGITVVESARGREKIKQISENNITNAIYRATHINKKNIYFTVGHGEKSVKNTENNGISALAQALKSENYRIKELPLATSTAVPSDCEVLIVAGPTKDILAAEKDLIASYLKSGGNALFLVDPVISLPRIADIVSFYGIEIDNNVIVDRLGVLTSGTYLTPVINRYSDHPITKGFKYFSFFPQSRSISISHDPGEKYKVNAICFTNKKAYGERDIDLILKGKTRFDEGTDKPGPLSLAATSRVLTDGKSAGFTKQNRTPRIAVYGDSDFLTNKIINLYGNRDLIMNTLSWLSREKNLVSIRPENQLVQPVLLTMIEGRLVFWLSAVVMPALIAIIGSITLARRRRKSESN, from the coding sequence ATGAGAAAATATTCGGCTGCTTTAAGAATTATATCCGTCATATTGATTGCTGTTAGTGCAACACTCTACACGATATTCGCGAGAAGCGAAACTATCATTTTTATAACTTTTTTTACAGGCATTGTCATTCTCATTTCTAATTCTATATTCAGATATTATCAAACAGGAATAGAAGGACACAAGCGCGCGGCTCGCTCCAGAACAGCTATTACCCTCTCGGTAATAATGTATATCATTATTATCGTTTTACTACAGGTAACATCAGCCCGCCATAATATCAAATACGATACGACGGCTAACAAGAGATTCTCCCTTTCTCCGCAAACAAAGAAAGTGCTCGGAGGCATTAATGAAGAAATTAAGATCACTTGCTTCTTTAGTGAAACTGCTGATGAAAAATCAGCCCATGAGGATCTCCTCAAAGAATACACCTATTTAAACAACAACATAAAATACCAGTTTATAAACCCCGACAGAGATCCAATGAGCGCCCGACGCTATGGTATAGATTCTTTTGGAATAACAGTTGTGGAAAGTGCAAGGGGACGGGAAAAGATCAAACAAATATCAGAAAACAATATAACAAACGCCATATACAGGGCGACACACATAAACAAGAAGAATATTTATTTCACCGTCGGACACGGAGAGAAATCTGTAAAGAACACGGAAAATAACGGGATCAGTGCTTTAGCCCAAGCCCTGAAATCTGAAAATTATAGAATAAAGGAGTTGCCGCTGGCCACAAGCACAGCTGTTCCATCCGACTGTGAAGTATTAATTGTCGCTGGTCCCACGAAAGATATACTTGCTGCTGAAAAAGATCTCATAGCTTCGTATTTGAAAAGTGGAGGAAACGCTCTTTTCCTCGTCGACCCGGTTATATCCCTTCCCCGTATAGCCGATATCGTTTCGTTTTATGGGATAGAAATTGACAATAATGTAATAGTCGACAGACTTGGTGTATTGACAAGCGGAACTTATCTGACTCCGGTTATAAACAGATACAGCGACCATCCTATTACAAAAGGTTTTAAATATTTCTCTTTCTTTCCACAGTCACGCTCAATATCGATATCACATGATCCCGGCGAAAAATATAAGGTCAATGCCATTTGCTTTACCAACAAAAAAGCATACGGAGAGAGAGACATAGACCTGATTCTAAAGGGAAAGACACGATTTGACGAAGGAACAGATAAACCCGGACCCCTTTCTCTCGCGGCGACCTCCAGAGTTCTGACTGACGGAAAATCCGCCGGATTTACAAAACAAAACCGAACCCCGAGGATCGCGGTCTACGGCGACAGCGATTTTCTGACAAATAAAATAATTAATCTTTATGGAAACAGAGATCTGATTATGAACACCCTTAGCTGGCTTTCCAGAGAAAAAAATCTCGTTTCAATTCGACCTGAAAATCAATTAGTCCAACCCGTTCTGCTGACTATGATAGAGGGAAGACTGGTTTTCTGGCTATCTGCTGTAGTTATGCCGGCTCTTATAGCAATTATAGGTTCAATAACTCTCGCGCGTAGGAGAAGAAAGTCTGAAAGCAATTGA